A stretch of the Polaribacter pacificus genome encodes the following:
- a CDS encoding polyprenyl synthetase family protein: MDLQIFQETFLSYLKDQRLTKEPKNLYEPIEYILQLGGKRIRPILTLMGASLYDQDFKKALPAAYAIEMFHNFTLVHDDIMDAAPLRRGFETVHKKWNLNTGILSGDAMLILAYQYFENYEPVVFQQLAKLFSKTAIEVCDGQQLDIDFETRNDVTIPEYIYMISLKTSVLIGAALKMGAIVGGATDTEAQKLYDFGLNLGIAFQLQDDYLDTFGDPKTFGKQVGGDIIENKKTYLYLKTLELSSTEDQQKLLALYNTSDVDTDTKIETARLLFEKSKSPEHLKTQLEHYTKIAFEIVEQMKITDRQKEKLRLFGEGLMNRTF; this comes from the coding sequence GTGGATTTACAGATATTTCAAGAAACTTTTTTAAGTTATCTAAAGGACCAGCGTCTTACAAAAGAGCCTAAAAACTTGTATGAACCTATTGAGTATATTTTGCAATTAGGTGGCAAAAGAATTCGCCCAATCTTAACCTTAATGGGAGCTTCTCTTTATGATCAAGATTTTAAAAAAGCATTGCCTGCTGCTTATGCAATAGAAATGTTTCACAATTTTACCTTGGTGCATGATGACATTATGGATGCTGCTCCGTTAAGAAGGGGCTTTGAAACCGTTCATAAAAAATGGAATCTCAACACAGGAATCCTCTCTGGTGATGCCATGTTGATTTTAGCCTATCAATATTTTGAAAATTACGAACCTGTAGTTTTCCAGCAATTAGCTAAATTGTTTAGCAAAACAGCCATAGAAGTTTGTGACGGACAGCAATTAGACATTGATTTTGAAACCAGAAATGATGTAACTATTCCAGAATACATTTATATGATTTCTTTAAAGACATCTGTATTGATTGGTGCTGCGTTAAAAATGGGGGCCATAGTTGGAGGAGCCACAGATACAGAAGCTCAAAAACTATATGATTTTGGGTTAAACCTCGGAATCGCTTTTCAATTACAGGACGATTATCTTGATACTTTTGGAGATCCAAAAACTTTTGGAAAACAAGTTGGGGGTGATATTATAGAAAATAAAAAAACCTATTTATACTTAAAGACTCTAGAGTTGTCATCTACAGAAGACCAACAAAAACTTCTTGCACTCTACAATACATCTGATGTTGATACAGATACAAAAATTGAAACAGCAAGGTTACTATTTGAAAAAAGTAAAAGTCCAGAGCATTTAAAAACCCAATTAGAACATTATACAAAAATTGCTTTTGAAATTGTAGAACAAATGAAAATCACAGATAGACAGAAAGAAAAATTACGTCTCTTTGGAGAAGGGCTTATGAACAGAACTTTCTAA
- a CDS encoding TetR/AcrR family transcriptional regulator, producing the protein MKEKILQKSTELFLTLGFKSVTMDDIAQELGVSKKTIYNHFKNKTDLVEGVTTNIFENVCKGIDQICSLDQNPIEELYSIKRFTMQYLKNEKASPQHQLNKYYPKIYANLKNKQFEVMQDCVVKNLNKGIAVGMFRDTIDVDFISRIYFHGMMGIKDIKLFPLQKFSMNTLLDHYLEYHLRGICTDKGIKKMNQTIIKNK; encoded by the coding sequence ATGAAAGAAAAAATCTTACAAAAATCCACCGAACTGTTTTTAACCCTTGGGTTTAAAAGTGTAACCATGGATGATATTGCTCAAGAATTAGGGGTGTCAAAAAAGACCATCTACAATCATTTTAAGAATAAAACTGATTTAGTAGAAGGGGTTACTACCAATATATTTGAGAATGTGTGCAAAGGGATTGATCAGATTTGTAGCTTAGATCAGAATCCAATAGAAGAGCTGTATTCTATTAAACGGTTTACTATGCAGTATTTGAAAAATGAAAAAGCATCTCCTCAACATCAATTAAACAAATACTATCCTAAAATTTACGCTAATCTTAAAAACAAACAATTTGAAGTGATGCAAGACTGCGTTGTTAAAAATTTAAATAAAGGAATAGCGGTTGGCATGTTTAGAGATACTATCGATGTAGATTTTATTTCTAGAATCTATTTTCATGGTATGATGGGGATTAAAGATATTAAATTGTTTCCGTTGCAAAAATTTTCTATGAATACGCTTTTAGATCATTATCTAGAGTATCATCTTAGAGGAATTTGTACAGATAAAGGAATTAAAAAAATGAATCAAACAATCATAAAAAATAAATAA
- a CDS encoding TolC family protein, which yields MQYKLLVLSALCFVSISFAQEKKTKFSLQEAIDYALQNNYNAKTAANNIEAAKQKKWETTTIGLPQVSAKVDYQNWLKQQVSLLPGEITGGAPGTYVPVTFGTKQNINAAITLNQLIFDGSYLVGLQSAKTYLKISELANEKTALSIREAVINAYGNVLVADKSIEIFKKNMLVLEKNLEDAKKIFQNGFNEEEDVEQLQITYSTVKSQLDKTKRLRDIGLKMLNISMGNNLESPLSLTDTLEEVMNANIDLNLLSKTFNIEEHIDYKIAENDKTSKALLVKLEKSKALPSLTAFVNYGYTGNAEDFSFFNSSQEWYNSSLLGVSLNIPIFSSFQRRSRTQQATIELDNADLKLDQIKEELNLGVASAKSDYTFSVENYGTAKKNLELAQRIEKKQQIKFFEGVGSSFDLSQAQNQLYTQQQNYIQSMLDVIAKKAALENALNIPIKK from the coding sequence ATGCAATATAAATTACTTGTTTTAAGTGCTTTGTGCTTTGTAAGCATAAGTTTTGCTCAAGAAAAGAAAACTAAGTTTTCTTTACAAGAAGCCATAGATTATGCTTTGCAAAACAATTACAACGCCAAAACTGCAGCCAATAATATCGAAGCTGCAAAACAAAAGAAATGGGAAACTACCACCATTGGTTTACCTCAGGTAAGTGCGAAGGTTGATTATCAAAATTGGCTTAAACAACAAGTGTCTTTGTTGCCAGGAGAAATTACTGGAGGAGCCCCTGGAACTTATGTGCCTGTAACTTTTGGTACTAAGCAAAATATCAATGCAGCCATCACATTAAATCAATTGATTTTTGATGGGTCGTATTTAGTTGGTTTGCAGTCGGCAAAAACCTATTTAAAAATTTCTGAACTAGCCAATGAGAAAACAGCCTTGAGTATAAGAGAAGCTGTTATCAATGCCTACGGTAATGTTTTAGTCGCTGATAAAAGCATTGAAATTTTTAAAAAAAACATGCTTGTTTTAGAAAAGAATTTAGAAGATGCTAAAAAGATTTTTCAGAATGGATTTAATGAAGAGGAAGATGTAGAGCAGCTTCAAATTACCTATTCAACCGTAAAAAGTCAGTTAGATAAAACCAAACGATTAAGAGATATCGGCTTAAAAATGTTAAATATTTCGATGGGAAACAACCTTGAAAGTCCATTGTCTTTAACCGATACCTTAGAAGAGGTTATGAATGCAAATATTGATTTAAACTTGCTTAGCAAAACCTTTAATATAGAAGAGCACATTGATTATAAGATTGCAGAAAATGACAAAACATCTAAAGCCTTGTTGGTAAAATTAGAAAAAAGTAAAGCGTTACCTTCTTTAACTGCATTTGTAAATTATGGATATACTGGAAACGCTGAAGATTTTTCGTTTTTTAATAGCAGTCAAGAATGGTACAATTCATCATTGTTAGGTGTTAGTCTTAATATTCCAATCTTTAGTAGCTTCCAAAGACGTTCAAGAACACAACAAGCAACAATAGAACTGGACAATGCTGATCTTAAATTAGATCAAATAAAAGAGGAGTTAAATTTGGGTGTAGCTTCTGCTAAAAGTGATTATACTTTTAGTGTAGAGAACTACGGTACGGCTAAGAAAAATCTTGAGTTGGCACAACGTATAGAAAAGAAGCAACAAATTAAGTTTTTTGAAGGCGTTGGTTCTAGCTTTGATTTATCACAAGCTCAAAATCAATTATACACCCAACAACAAAATTATATACAATCAATGCTAGATGTTATTGCTAAAAAAGCAGCATTAGAGAATGCATTAAATATTCCAATTAAAAAGTAA
- a CDS encoding efflux RND transporter periplasmic adaptor subunit, which produces MRKIYLILVSTIVLAACESKKSSTVEAVISKGDLSEIRAKKTEIETRQQEILNQLDSLNFAISKLDTVKKLPLVTTLVTQNTVFDHYLELQGNVSTKQNILVYPEMAGILETVNVKEGRAVKKGDVLATINDGGLSQQLAQAETQLMLAKTTFERQQRLWDQKIGSEMQYLQAKTTYQSQENMVAQLKIQLSKTVIKAPFDGVIDNVFKEKGSVVSPGPGAEVFRIINLSKMYIEAEVPESYISNVTNGKSVEVYFPVLGKTVHTVVRQVSNFINPNNRSFKIEVAVPNKDNQIKPNLTAKLKINEYTNKSAILIPQSIISENANGEQYVYLVKNTNAKNEGTATRQIIKTGRTQGDIIEVIEGVGSNAQIIEEGARSVKEGQTVKVIKY; this is translated from the coding sequence ATGAGAAAAATATATTTAATTTTAGTGAGCACTATTGTATTAGCGGCCTGTGAATCTAAAAAAAGCAGTACTGTTGAGGCTGTTATTTCTAAAGGAGACTTAAGTGAAATTAGAGCAAAAAAGACAGAAATTGAGACTAGACAACAAGAAATATTAAATCAGTTAGATTCTTTGAATTTTGCTATTTCTAAATTGGATACTGTTAAGAAATTGCCTTTGGTAACAACTTTAGTTACACAGAACACAGTTTTTGATCATTATTTAGAATTACAAGGAAATGTTAGTACTAAGCAAAATATTCTTGTCTATCCAGAAATGGCAGGGATTTTAGAAACAGTAAATGTTAAAGAAGGTAGGGCTGTAAAAAAAGGAGATGTATTGGCAACAATTAACGATGGTGGGCTTAGCCAACAATTGGCACAAGCAGAAACCCAACTAATGTTGGCAAAAACAACTTTTGAAAGACAGCAGCGTTTATGGGATCAAAAAATTGGTTCAGAGATGCAATACTTGCAAGCCAAAACAACCTATCAATCGCAAGAAAACATGGTTGCCCAGTTAAAAATTCAGTTGTCAAAAACCGTAATTAAAGCTCCTTTTGATGGTGTAATTGACAATGTTTTTAAAGAAAAAGGGAGTGTGGTCTCACCAGGCCCTGGGGCTGAGGTTTTTAGAATCATCAACCTATCTAAGATGTATATAGAAGCAGAAGTTCCAGAGAGTTATATTAGTAATGTTACCAATGGAAAAAGTGTTGAGGTATACTTTCCTGTACTTGGAAAAACTGTACATACTGTAGTAAGACAGGTTAGCAATTTTATCAACCCAAACAATCGATCTTTTAAAATTGAAGTTGCAGTACCCAATAAAGATAATCAGATCAAACCCAATTTAACTGCCAAATTAAAAATTAACGAATATACTAATAAGTCGGCTATTTTGATTCCTCAGAGTATTATTTCTGAGAACGCCAATGGAGAGCAGTATGTTTATTTGGTTAAAAACACCAATGCTAAAAATGAAGGAACCGCAACTCGTCAGATAATTAAAACAGGAAGAACACAAGGAGATATTATAGAAGTTATTGAAGGAGTTGGAAGCAATGCCCAAATTATAGAAGAGGGCGCAAGAAGCGTTAAAGAAGGGCAAACAGTTAAGGTCATTAAATACTAA